In Sedimentibacter sp. MB31-C6, one genomic interval encodes:
- the pyk gene encoding pyruvate kinase: protein MRKTKIVCTIGPSSQDEEIFKKLVINGLNVARLNFSHGNHEEHKKRIDTIKKVRKELNSSTAIMLDTKGPEIRTRDFENGEAELIEGQEFILTSRDIIGNSKISSVTYTEFALDVKNGDNVLIDDGLISLEVIEKLNDTDLRCIVKNGGTIKNKKGVNVPNVKINLPALTDRDISDIKFGIKQDIDFIAASFIRKADDVMSIRRILEENDADDIMIISKIENREGVENIDEIIEVSDGIMVARGDLGVEIPAEEVPLVQKSLIRKCNNAGKPVITATQMLDSMIRNPRPTRAEVSDVATAIFEGSDAIMLSGETASGSYPEDAVKTMDRIAKMIENSLDYEEILKNRQLGRDNAITDAISYSTCRTCLDLKASAIITATSSGYTAASVSKFRPIAPIIAATEVEHVMRKMSIYWGVYPMKISRMQSTDEIIEKSVDRALKMGYIENGDLIILTAGVPVGISGSTNLLKVHIVSELLYKKIGVGKETVIGRARVAKNAVELRDKFDDGDIIVMPATDHDIVEYMETASAIIVEEGGLTSHAIIAGLNLGLEVIVGAEHCTSVIKDGEILTVNGKQGVVYRGEAKII, encoded by the coding sequence ATGCGAAAAACGAAAATAGTCTGTACCATCGGACCTTCATCCCAAGATGAAGAAATATTTAAAAAACTTGTGATAAATGGGCTAAATGTGGCAAGACTGAATTTTTCTCATGGGAATCATGAAGAACATAAAAAACGGATAGATACAATTAAAAAAGTAAGAAAAGAACTTAATTCTTCAACAGCAATTATGTTAGATACAAAAGGTCCTGAAATAAGAACAAGAGATTTTGAAAATGGCGAAGCTGAGCTTATAGAAGGACAGGAGTTTATATTAACATCTAGAGATATTATAGGTAATTCTAAAATATCAAGTGTAACTTATACAGAATTTGCTTTAGACGTAAAAAATGGTGACAATGTATTAATAGATGATGGGCTCATAAGTTTAGAAGTTATAGAAAAATTGAATGATACTGATTTAAGATGTATTGTTAAAAACGGAGGTACAATTAAAAACAAAAAAGGTGTAAATGTCCCTAATGTAAAAATAAATCTTCCAGCATTAACTGATAGAGATATTAGTGATATTAAATTTGGCATAAAGCAGGATATTGATTTTATTGCAGCTTCATTTATAAGAAAAGCAGATGATGTTATGTCAATCAGAAGGATTTTAGAAGAAAATGACGCTGACGATATAATGATTATTTCTAAAATAGAAAATCGAGAAGGCGTAGAGAATATTGATGAAATCATTGAGGTTTCAGATGGTATTATGGTTGCAAGGGGAGATTTAGGAGTTGAAATACCTGCAGAAGAAGTACCATTAGTACAAAAAAGTTTAATAAGAAAATGTAACAATGCTGGTAAGCCAGTAATAACTGCAACACAAATGCTGGATTCAATGATAAGAAATCCAAGGCCAACGAGAGCAGAAGTATCAGATGTTGCAACAGCTATTTTTGAAGGCTCAGATGCCATAATGCTATCAGGTGAAACTGCATCTGGCAGTTATCCAGAAGATGCTGTTAAAACTATGGATAGAATAGCTAAAATGATAGAAAATTCACTTGATTATGAAGAAATTCTAAAGAATAGACAATTGGGACGTGATAATGCTATTACAGATGCAATTAGTTACTCGACATGCCGTACTTGTCTTGACTTAAAAGCTTCAGCTATTATAACAGCCACTTCATCAGGCTATACAGCTGCATCTGTATCGAAATTCAGACCAATTGCACCGATAATAGCAGCAACAGAAGTAGAACATGTTATGCGCAAAATGTCAATTTACTGGGGCGTATACCCAATGAAAATAAGCAGAATGCAATCAACTGATGAAATAATAGAAAAATCAGTAGATAGAGCATTGAAAATGGGATATATTGAAAATGGAGATTTAATAATACTTACCGCAGGAGTGCCTGTAGGAATTTCAGGTAGTACTAATCTTCTGAAAGTTCATATAGTTAGTGAGCTTTTGTATAAGAAAATAGGAGTAGGTAAGGAAACTGTAATTGGTAGGGCAAGAGTAGCAAAAAATGCAGTAGAATTAAGAGATAAGTTTGATGATGGAGATATAATTGTAATGCCTGCTACTGACCATGATATAGTTGAATATATGGAAACAGCTTCAGCGATAATTGTTGAAGAAGGAGGATTAACCTCCCATGCAATTATAGCAGGATTGAACTTAGGATTGGAAGTAATTGTTGGTGCAGAGCATTGCACAAGTGTAATAAAAGATGGAGAAATTTTAACTGTAAATGGAAAACAAGGTGTAGTTTACAGAGGAGAAGCTAAAATAATATAA